One Cedecea neteri DNA segment encodes these proteins:
- a CDS encoding M20 family metallopeptidase, whose product MDLKQYLQELKSVVNIDCGTATVMGVEEVSRIFQQWYLSENWHCDSVDLGNKVGPGLFATNKPDAEQYDVLLVGHMDTVFPPGTVSERPFSIEGDRAYGPGVSDMKSGLLSILWALRGLDKADLERLAIAVAMNPDEETGSAHSHEWIGGIAKRSRCVLVCEAARADGSLVKARKGMARYRLAFKGVAAHAGNDPEKGRSAVKALAYAVLAISELADMTKGTTLNTGVISGGVGANIVADHAEMIVDLRFNDNDEYLRVNEAVQSFSHRQFEPDVLTTVEQQAQTPAMTPSAETEKLMKLVEKAGEAVDVEVRWQAVGGGSDANHTAALGVPSLDGFGPVGAGFHSPSEYLELNSIEPRVRLLREVIRSL is encoded by the coding sequence ATGGATCTGAAACAGTATCTTCAAGAGTTAAAAAGCGTCGTAAATATCGACTGCGGTACCGCTACCGTTATGGGCGTGGAAGAGGTCAGTCGTATCTTTCAGCAGTGGTATCTGTCAGAAAACTGGCACTGCGACAGCGTTGATCTGGGGAATAAAGTAGGGCCAGGTTTGTTCGCCACGAATAAACCTGACGCTGAACAGTACGACGTTTTGCTGGTGGGACATATGGATACCGTCTTCCCGCCGGGAACCGTCTCAGAGCGCCCTTTCAGCATTGAAGGCGACCGTGCCTATGGCCCTGGCGTGTCAGACATGAAAAGCGGGTTGTTATCTATTCTTTGGGCTTTACGCGGCCTGGACAAAGCCGATCTTGAGCGGCTGGCTATCGCCGTGGCCATGAACCCGGACGAAGAAACTGGCTCAGCCCATTCGCATGAATGGATAGGCGGCATCGCAAAACGCAGCCGCTGCGTGCTGGTATGCGAGGCGGCAAGAGCCGATGGCTCACTGGTGAAAGCCAGAAAAGGCATGGCCCGTTACCGTCTGGCGTTTAAAGGCGTAGCCGCCCATGCGGGCAACGATCCGGAAAAAGGCCGTTCTGCGGTGAAAGCGCTCGCTTACGCGGTGCTGGCAATAAGCGAGCTGGCCGATATGACGAAGGGCACCACGTTGAATACCGGCGTGATTTCCGGCGGCGTTGGGGCGAATATCGTGGCGGATCACGCTGAAATGATTGTCGATCTCCGCTTCAATGATAACGACGAATATCTGCGGGTTAACGAGGCCGTTCAGTCGTTTAGCCACCGCCAGTTCGAGCCAGATGTGTTAACCACCGTCGAACAGCAGGCGCAAACGCCTGCAATGACACCTTCTGCCGAAACGGAAAAACTGATGAAGCTGGTTGAAAAAGCCGGTGAGGCTGTCGACGTAGAAGTTCGCTGGCAGGCGGTAGGTGGCGGCTCAGACGCCAACCACACGGCGGCCCTTGGTGTGCCTTCTCTGGACGGGTTTGGCCCTGTCGGTGCCGGATTCCATTCCCCTTCCGAATATCTGGAGCTGAACAGTATCGAGCCTCGGGTTCGACTGCTGCGTGAAGTGATCCGCTCGCTGTAA
- the eno gene encoding phosphopyruvate hydratase gives MSKIVKVIGREIIDSRGNPTVEAEVHLEGGFVGLAAAPSGASTGSREALELRDGDKSRFMGKGVLKAVAAVNGPIAEAVLGKDAKDQANIDKIMIDLDGTENKSKFGANAILAVSLAAAKAAAASKGLPLYAHIAELNGTPGKFSMPLPMMNIINGGEHADNNVDIQEFMIQPVGAKTLKEAVRIGSEVFHNLAKVLKSKGMNTAVGDEGGYAPNLGSNAEALAVIAEAVKAAGYELGKDVTLAMDCAASEFYKDGKYVLAGEGNKAFTSEEFTHFLENLTKDYPIVSIEDGLDESDWAGFAYQTKVLGDKIQLVGDDLFVTNTKILKEGIEKGIVNSILIKFNQIGSLTETLAAIKMAKDAGYTAVISHRSGETEDATIADLAVGTAAGQIKTGSMSRSDRVAKYNQLIRIEEALAAQGTPAPFNGLKEVKGQ, from the coding sequence ATGTCCAAAATTGTGAAAGTGATCGGTCGTGAAATCATCGACTCCCGCGGTAACCCGACTGTTGAAGCCGAAGTTCACCTGGAAGGCGGTTTCGTTGGTCTGGCAGCTGCACCATCAGGTGCTTCTACCGGTTCCCGTGAAGCACTGGAACTGCGCGATGGCGACAAATCTCGTTTCATGGGTAAAGGCGTACTGAAAGCTGTTGCTGCGGTTAACGGCCCGATCGCTGAAGCTGTGCTTGGCAAAGATGCTAAAGACCAGGCTAACATCGATAAGATCATGATCGATCTGGATGGCACCGAGAACAAATCCAAGTTTGGCGCAAACGCCATTCTGGCTGTTTCTCTGGCTGCTGCTAAAGCTGCTGCTGCTTCTAAAGGCCTGCCGCTTTACGCTCACATCGCTGAACTGAACGGCACCCCAGGCAAATTCTCTATGCCTCTGCCAATGATGAACATCATCAACGGCGGCGAGCACGCTGACAACAACGTTGATATTCAGGAATTCATGATTCAGCCTGTTGGCGCGAAAACCCTGAAAGAAGCGGTACGTATCGGTTCTGAAGTGTTCCACAACCTGGCTAAGGTACTGAAGTCCAAAGGCATGAACACTGCTGTAGGTGACGAAGGTGGCTACGCGCCTAACCTGGGTTCCAACGCAGAAGCACTGGCTGTTATCGCTGAAGCGGTTAAAGCAGCAGGCTACGAGCTGGGCAAAGATGTTACCCTGGCAATGGACTGTGCAGCGTCTGAGTTCTACAAAGACGGTAAATACGTTCTGGCTGGCGAAGGCAACAAAGCGTTCACCTCTGAAGAATTCACTCACTTCCTGGAAAACCTGACCAAAGATTACCCAATCGTTTCTATCGAAGACGGTCTGGACGAATCTGACTGGGCTGGTTTCGCATACCAGACCAAAGTGCTGGGCGACAAAATCCAGCTGGTTGGTGACGATCTGTTCGTAACCAACACCAAGATCCTGAAAGAAGGTATCGAAAAAGGCATCGTTAACTCCATCCTGATCAAATTCAACCAGATCGGTTCCCTGACCGAAACTCTGGCTGCGATCAAAATGGCGAAAGACGCTGGCTACACTGCGGTTATCTCTCACCGTTCTGGCGAAACCGAAGATGCTACCATCGCTGACCTGGCTGTGGGCACCGCTGCTGGCCAGATCAAAACCGGTTCTATGAGCCGTTCTGACCGTGTTGCTAAGTACAACCAGCTGATTCGTATCGAAGAAGCACTGGCTGCACAGGGCACTCCAGCACCGTTCAACGGTCTGAAAGAAGTTAAAGGCCAGTAA
- the pyrG gene encoding glutamine hydrolyzing CTP synthase: MTTNYIFVTGGVVSSLGKGIAAASLAAILEARGLNVSIMKLDPYINVDPGTMSPIQHGEVFVTEDGAETDLDLGHYERFIRNKMSRRNNFTTGRIYSDVLRKERRGDYLGATVQVIPHITNAIKERILEGGEGHDVVLVEIGGTVGDIESLPFLEAIRQMAVEVGREHTLYMHLTLVPYMAAAGEVKTKPTQHSVKELLSIGIQPDVLICRSDRVVPANERAKIALFCNVPEKAVISLKDVDSIYKIPGLLKSQGLDDYICKRFSLNAPEANLAEWEQVIYEEANPTGEITIGMVGKYIELPDAYKSVIEALKHGGLKNRLTVNIKLIDSQDVETRGVELLKGLDAILIPGGFGYRGVEGKIATARYARENNIPYLGICLGMQVALIEFARNVAGMDNANSTEFVPDCKYPVVALITEWRDEEGNVEVRSEKSDLGGTMRLGGQQCQLTDGSLVRQMYGEPTIVERHRHRYEVNNMLLKPIEAAGLRVAGRSGDDQLVEIIEVPNHPWFVACQFHPEFTSTPRDGHPLFAGFVKAAGEYQKRQAK, from the coding sequence ATGACAACGAACTATATTTTTGTGACCGGCGGGGTCGTTTCCTCTCTGGGTAAAGGCATTGCCGCAGCCTCCCTCGCAGCTATTCTTGAAGCCCGTGGCCTCAACGTATCCATCATGAAACTCGATCCGTACATCAACGTCGATCCGGGTACCATGAGCCCTATTCAACATGGGGAAGTGTTCGTTACCGAAGACGGCGCTGAAACCGACCTGGATCTGGGTCACTACGAGCGTTTTATCCGTAACAAGATGAGCCGCCGTAACAACTTCACCACCGGCCGTATCTACTCTGACGTTCTGCGTAAAGAACGCCGTGGTGACTATCTTGGCGCGACCGTGCAGGTTATCCCGCACATCACCAACGCCATTAAAGAACGTATTCTGGAAGGCGGCGAAGGCCACGACGTGGTGCTGGTTGAAATCGGCGGCACCGTCGGGGACATCGAATCCCTGCCGTTCCTTGAAGCGATTCGCCAGATGGCGGTAGAAGTGGGCCGCGAGCACACGCTCTACATGCATCTGACGCTGGTGCCTTACATGGCCGCAGCCGGTGAAGTGAAAACCAAGCCGACTCAGCACTCCGTAAAAGAACTGCTCTCCATTGGTATCCAGCCAGACGTGCTGATCTGCCGTTCTGACCGCGTTGTACCGGCCAACGAACGTGCGAAGATTGCATTGTTCTGTAACGTTCCAGAGAAAGCGGTAATCTCTCTGAAAGACGTCGATTCTATCTATAAAATTCCAGGCCTGTTGAAATCCCAGGGGCTGGACGATTATATTTGTAAACGATTCAGCTTGAACGCGCCGGAAGCCAATCTGGCAGAATGGGAACAGGTTATCTACGAAGAAGCCAACCCAACGGGCGAAATCACTATCGGTATGGTCGGCAAGTACATTGAACTGCCGGATGCCTATAAGTCGGTGATTGAAGCGCTGAAACACGGTGGGTTGAAAAACCGTCTGACCGTGAACATCAAGCTGATTGATTCACAGGATGTTGAAACTCGTGGCGTAGAGCTGCTGAAAGGTCTGGATGCGATTCTGATCCCTGGCGGCTTCGGCTACCGCGGTGTTGAAGGCAAGATTGCTACCGCGCGCTATGCCCGTGAAAACAACATCCCGTACCTCGGCATTTGCCTGGGTATGCAGGTTGCGCTTATCGAGTTCGCCCGTAATGTGGCGGGCATGGATAACGCCAACTCCACTGAATTTGTGCCAGACTGTAAGTACCCTGTGGTGGCGTTGATCACCGAGTGGCGCGATGAAGAAGGCAATGTTGAAGTACGCAGCGAGAAGAGCGATCTGGGCGGCACCATGCGCCTCGGCGGCCAGCAGTGTCAACTGACCGACGGTAGCCTGGTTCGCCAGATGTACGGTGAGCCAACCATCGTTGAACGCCATCGCCATCGCTACGAAGTCAACAACATGCTGCTGAAACCGATTGAAGCAGCTGGTTTACGTGTTGCAGGTCGTTCCGGTGATGACCAACTGGTAGAAATCATTGAGGTGCCAAACCATCCATGGTTTGTTGCCTGCCAGTTCCACCCGGAATTCACTTCGACTCCGCGTGACGGGCACCCACTGTTTGCAGGCTTCGTGAAAGCCGCCGGTGAGTACCAGAAACGCCAGGCGAAGTAA
- the mazG gene encoding nucleoside triphosphate pyrophosphohydrolase, translating to MTQIDRLLGIMQRLRDPENGCPWDREQTFATIAPYTLEETYEVLDAINREDFDDLRGELGDLLFQVVFYAQMGQEEGRFNFEDICQGISDKLERRHPHIFADGDAATSGEVLARWEQIKIEERAQKAQHSALDDIPEALPALMRAQKIQKRCSNVGFDWKTLGPVLDKVHEEIDEVMFEAQQAVVDESKLEEEVGDLLFATVNLARHLGTKAEVALQKANRKFEARFRKVEAIVAAQGLTMEQAGLEIMEKAWQEVKRQETDI from the coding sequence ATGACTCAAATCGACCGCCTGCTCGGGATCATGCAGCGTCTGCGTGACCCTGAAAACGGCTGCCCATGGGATCGCGAGCAAACTTTTGCCACCATCGCCCCTTACACGCTCGAAGAAACCTATGAAGTGCTCGACGCCATTAATCGCGAAGATTTTGATGACCTGCGCGGCGAGTTGGGCGACCTGTTGTTCCAGGTGGTGTTTTACGCGCAGATGGGGCAGGAGGAAGGACGCTTTAATTTTGAAGATATTTGCCAGGGCATCAGTGACAAGCTTGAGCGCCGCCACCCGCATATCTTTGCTGACGGTGACGCGGCAACCAGCGGAGAAGTGCTGGCGAGATGGGAGCAAATCAAAATCGAAGAGCGCGCGCAGAAGGCTCAGCACTCGGCGCTGGACGATATCCCAGAAGCGCTCCCTGCGCTAATGCGTGCGCAAAAAATTCAAAAACGCTGCTCGAACGTCGGCTTTGACTGGAAGACGCTTGGTCCGGTGCTGGATAAAGTGCACGAAGAGATCGACGAAGTCATGTTTGAAGCCCAGCAGGCTGTGGTGGACGAGTCAAAGCTGGAAGAAGAAGTGGGTGATTTATTGTTCGCTACCGTCAATCTGGCTCGGCATTTGGGCACCAAAGCGGAGGTGGCGTTACAAAAAGCTAACCGAAAATTCGAGGCTCGTTTCCGAAAAGTGGAGGCGATCGTCGCCGCTCAAGGGCTAACCATGGAGCAGGCAGGGCTGGAAATTATGGAAAAAGCCTGGCAAGAAGTGAAACGCCAGGAAACTGATATCTAA